In Spirosoma aureum, a single genomic region encodes these proteins:
- a CDS encoding M4 family metallopeptidase encodes MFPSKFAKNIGIQDGYQLRLVRDRTDVKETRHQHYQLYYKNILVEGGHLTLHSRNARLKAAHTRVVEDLDIDVDKPIAEVKALEAALSDRKLSKDKLKGQKLPKGELVLTKLGDDYIKDSYRFAYVFDLYSETILEANRVYVDAGSGVVLKHHSLVNKCFSTEHGHAAKPFGFAPKPQIASNSDRAMAPMTAATFTSIYARSNPTPTFEVESASGGGYQLTMSTNVPQALDTRWDWNGDLNWNDAPLINPTVNWGNNVQSATLAHWTVWRSYQYFLNRYGLNGTDGQGRLGRILVMPNYQNNAGWDQDERMIVIGSHNGTNLSTVDIVGHEYGHGVSNHLVGGWTIFNGETGALNEGFSDIIGTGIERDLYPAGGPNDAWNYRLGEDAWLSRDMAAPHSIVDVNVFPNRAYPQTYQEQGFWDFNNEVHHNATVLGKWFHTLTTGSGPNENHISPIGFDDAMSVVYWALENYIYGDYNYANTANALRIAAGAVFGECSPQQRAVAAAWGAVGIPTSYVCSPDCNFTATAITPTSVNCNQAMTLSSGCTAGPGNSNGWECQGITYTYSGPNVPYNPSSNPSLNVTAPASAGTYQYSLAMSKSGAGCYTPTFNFNVSVNCGSTPTCDFSNGPRYVGTWSNLNDQIRSISGRNVLVTAIPGSSDDKYYPRGDNFWGSFNQDPNAAGLQSCLNAGTTDWGGMTNPSSIAPPAGYYQGTEQDGAVYYAQNGTNPPNPCDFSSGPRHVGSWNNLNVEIRQFPNGKRALVTAEPNSYNDKYYPRGDNFWDNFTKDSGVENLQGCLNAGTTGWWGLEFPTSITPPSGYQQGTTQDGAVYFSTNGLRVGAKQETIEEVSLVKVRPNPVHNEVIVTFILKEASDVQLRLLDVQGRVYQQHTHKGIAGKNERVLTVSSLATGVYALEVILERQRIIHKLVKE; translated from the coding sequence TTGTTCCCTAGTAAATTTGCTAAAAATATCGGTATTCAGGATGGCTACCAGCTTAGGTTAGTACGCGACCGAACCGATGTGAAAGAAACCCGTCACCAGCATTATCAACTGTATTACAAAAACATACTCGTTGAAGGTGGTCATTTGACCCTACACTCCCGAAATGCTCGGCTCAAAGCGGCTCATACTCGCGTTGTAGAGGACTTAGACATTGATGTCGACAAGCCCATTGCCGAAGTTAAAGCGTTGGAGGCTGCCTTATCAGATCGTAAGCTGAGTAAAGACAAGCTTAAAGGTCAGAAATTACCCAAAGGCGAGCTAGTGCTTACTAAACTGGGAGATGACTATATAAAAGATAGCTACCGTTTTGCCTATGTGTTCGATCTCTATAGCGAAACAATTCTTGAGGCTAACCGGGTGTACGTCGACGCAGGATCAGGCGTGGTACTGAAACATCATTCGCTAGTCAATAAGTGTTTCAGTACCGAGCATGGACATGCTGCCAAACCTTTCGGGTTTGCTCCAAAGCCACAAATTGCATCAAACTCTGACAGAGCTATGGCGCCTATGACAGCAGCAACCTTCACTTCGATTTATGCGCGAAGCAATCCAACCCCCACTTTTGAGGTAGAATCTGCTTCTGGTGGTGGGTATCAACTGACCATGAGCACTAACGTGCCGCAGGCATTGGATACCCGCTGGGATTGGAATGGTGATCTTAACTGGAATGATGCTCCATTAATCAATCCTACCGTGAATTGGGGCAATAATGTACAGAGTGCTACATTAGCCCATTGGACTGTCTGGCGTTCTTATCAATATTTTCTGAACCGGTATGGGCTGAATGGTACCGATGGCCAGGGTAGATTAGGGCGTATTTTAGTTATGCCTAACTATCAAAATAATGCTGGTTGGGACCAAGATGAAAGAATGATAGTAATTGGTTCACATAATGGCACTAATTTATCTACAGTTGACATTGTTGGTCATGAATATGGGCATGGTGTGTCCAACCATTTGGTGGGTGGCTGGACAATTTTTAATGGCGAAACAGGCGCATTAAACGAAGGCTTCTCCGATATTATTGGTACGGGCATCGAACGGGATCTTTATCCCGCAGGAGGTCCGAACGATGCCTGGAATTATCGGCTCGGCGAAGATGCCTGGCTTAGTCGAGATATGGCTGCCCCACATAGTATTGTCGATGTAAATGTATTCCCTAATAGAGCCTATCCACAAACCTATCAGGAGCAAGGCTTTTGGGATTTTAATAATGAAGTGCATCATAATGCAACTGTTCTGGGTAAATGGTTTCATACATTGACAACAGGTTCGGGCCCCAATGAGAACCATATCTCACCCATTGGTTTCGACGATGCGATGAGCGTCGTGTATTGGGCGCTTGAAAATTACATTTATGGTGATTATAACTACGCTAATACCGCCAATGCCCTTCGTATCGCAGCTGGAGCCGTTTTTGGCGAATGTTCTCCTCAACAACGCGCCGTCGCTGCTGCCTGGGGAGCGGTGGGTATACCCACTAGCTACGTCTGTAGTCCAGATTGTAATTTTACGGCTACGGCCATTACACCAACGAGTGTCAATTGTAATCAGGCCATGACTCTCAGTTCGGGCTGTACGGCTGGGCCCGGCAATTCAAACGGTTGGGAATGTCAGGGAATTACCTATACCTATAGTGGCCCTAATGTTCCTTATAACCCAAGCTCGAACCCAAGTTTGAACGTAACGGCTCCAGCTTCTGCAGGAACATATCAGTACAGTCTGGCCATGTCCAAATCTGGCGCTGGTTGTTATACACCAACTTTTAACTTCAACGTCAGTGTAAACTGTGGTTCCACTCCCACCTGCGATTTCAGTAACGGCCCTCGTTATGTGGGCACCTGGTCGAATCTGAACGACCAGATTCGCTCGATCTCCGGAAGAAATGTATTAGTGACGGCCATTCCAGGCTCCTCCGATGACAAATACTATCCGCGTGGCGATAATTTCTGGGGAAGCTTTAATCAAGACCCCAATGCGGCTGGTTTGCAAAGCTGCCTCAATGCGGGTACTACGGATTGGGGTGGCATGACTAACCCCTCCAGCATTGCTCCGCCAGCCGGTTATTATCAGGGTACAGAGCAGGATGGAGCCGTTTATTATGCACAGAATGGTACCAATCCGCCTAATCCCTGCGATTTTAGTAGCGGCCCCCGCCATGTGGGCTCCTGGAATAATTTGAACGTCGAGATTCGTCAGTTTCCGAATGGGAAGCGGGCCTTGGTAACCGCTGAGCCGAACTCATACAATGACAAGTACTACCCACGCGGTGATAATTTCTGGGATAATTTCACCAAAGATTCCGGTGTGGAAAATCTCCAAGGGTGCCTCAATGCAGGAACTACGGGTTGGTGGGGCCTTGAATTCCCAACAAGCATAACCCCTCCATCGGGTTATCAACAGGGAACGACTCAGGATGGAGCCGTTTATTTCTCAACGAATGGGTTACGAGTGGGCGCCAAACAGGAAACTATAGAGGAGGTAAGCTTAGTGAAAGTGCGCCCGAATCCGGTTCATAATGAGGTTATAGTAACATTTATACTAAAAGAAGCCAGTGATGTTCAACTGCGTTTGCTAGACGTACAGGGCCGTGTTTATCAGCAGCATACGCATAAGGGTATAGCTGGTAAGAACGAACGTGTTCTGACTGTTTCGTCACTGGCTACCGGCGTCTATGCGCTGGAAGTAATACTGGAGCGGCAACGAATCATTCATAAGCTGGTGAAAGAATAG
- a CDS encoding IS3 family transposase encodes MKAKSRRQFTSEFKVKVVLEVLRQDKTLNQIASDYDLHPQLVQTWKQTFMAAAPQVFDQQKGAEKPVADEKGPLYEQIGRLQMELSWLKKKTGNQPLSQRRAMIERSHPELSLRRQCWLLGVSRTGLSYEPVVTNEQTLLIMRRLDEWYVEHPDLGHRRLVVLLKEEGWEINIKRVRRLRALMGLETPFPKPNLSKPGVPRQRFFYLLRGLIIDRIHQVWATDISVYSHAQRLFLCDGHFRFAQPLCPALAVEQYSRSGLVCGYLTAKLRAVGQTTDFQY; translated from the coding sequence ATGAAAGCAAAAAGCCGTCGCCAGTTCACCTCCGAGTTTAAGGTGAAGGTCGTTTTAGAAGTATTGCGTCAGGACAAAACACTCAATCAGATCGCCAGCGACTACGATTTGCATCCACAGTTGGTGCAAACCTGGAAACAAACGTTTATGGCTGCTGCCCCACAAGTATTTGATCAACAAAAGGGGGCAGAAAAACCCGTCGCCGATGAAAAGGGACCACTTTATGAGCAGATCGGACGACTTCAGATGGAGTTGAGTTGGCTCAAAAAAAAAACTGGGAATCAACCTCTAAGCCAACGACGCGCCATGATCGAACGATCCCATCCTGAGTTAAGCCTTCGGCGGCAATGTTGGCTGTTGGGTGTCAGCCGAACTGGTCTGTCTTATGAGCCTGTAGTGACCAATGAGCAAACCCTACTAATAATGCGCCGACTTGATGAGTGGTATGTGGAGCATCCTGACCTGGGTCATCGGCGTCTGGTAGTACTCCTCAAAGAGGAAGGCTGGGAAATTAACATCAAGCGAGTTCGCCGATTAAGAGCCTTGATGGGATTAGAGACCCCGTTTCCTAAACCAAACCTGTCCAAACCAGGAGTGCCCCGGCAACGATTCTTTTATCTGTTGAGAGGGTTGATAATCGACCGCATCCATCAGGTCTGGGCCACTGATATCAGTGTATATTCCCATGCCCAAAGGCTTTTTTTATGTGATGGCCATTTTAGATTTGCACAGCCGTTATGTCCTGCACTGGCAGTTGAGCAATACTCTCGAAGCGGACTGGTGTGTGGCTACCTTACAGCAAAGCTTAGGGCAGTGGGGCAAACCACAGATTTTCAATACTGA
- a CDS encoding transposase: MHSRYVLHWQLSNTLEADWCVATLQQSLGQWGKPQIFNTDQGSQFTSDDFVAVLQDHQIAISWDGKGRALDNIFVERFWRTLKYEDVYLRNYQTGSELRAGLVKYFQYYNNQRPHQSLGYRPPARILMEGKKNEYKSVN; this comes from the coding sequence TTGCACAGCCGTTATGTCCTGCACTGGCAGTTGAGCAATACTCTCGAAGCGGACTGGTGTGTGGCTACCTTACAGCAAAGCTTAGGGCAGTGGGGCAAACCACAGATTTTCAATACTGACCAGGGCAGTCAATTCACCAGCGACGATTTTGTGGCTGTGCTACAAGATCATCAGATTGCTATTAGTTGGGATGGAAAAGGGCGGGCTTTGGATAATATCTTCGTTGAACGGTTCTGGCGAACCCTGAAATATGAAGATGTTTATTTGCGAAACTACCAAACAGGCAGTGAGTTACGGGCGGGTTTGGTTAAGTATTTTCAGTACTACAATAATCAACGTCCTCATCAGTCGTTGGGCTACCGCCCCCCGGCAAGGATACTAATGGAAGGGAAGAAAAACGAATACAAATCTGTCAACTAA
- a CDS encoding glutamine synthetase beta-grasp domain-containing protein, which produces MAKSKLEYIWLDGYKPTQSLRSKTKIEADFSGSLEDCPMWSFDGSSTEQAEGGSSDCLLKPVFIVPDPQRKNGYLVMCEVLNADGTPHVTNGRATIEDDDNDFWFGFEQEYFLWDLSIDKPLGFPAEGFPTRPQGPYYCSVGAQNAYGRYIIEEHLDACLEAGLNVEGINAEVATGQWEFQIFAKGAKAAGDQIWVARYILERIGEKYNIAINWHCKPLGATDWNGSGMHANFSNTALRTSGSKEVYDKICQSFSPADVIKAHIAVYGADNEQRLTGKHETQSIDQFSYGISDRGASIRIPIATVERGWKGWLEDRRPNSAADPYKVAAVIIKTVKSAEILETA; this is translated from the coding sequence ATGGCAAAGTCGAAGTTAGAGTACATTTGGCTCGATGGCTATAAGCCCACCCAAAGCCTGCGTTCCAAAACAAAAATTGAAGCTGATTTCTCGGGTAGTCTCGAAGATTGCCCGATGTGGTCGTTCGACGGCTCTTCGACCGAGCAGGCCGAAGGCGGTTCATCGGACTGTTTGCTGAAACCAGTTTTTATTGTACCAGATCCGCAGCGTAAGAATGGTTACCTCGTGATGTGTGAAGTGCTGAATGCTGATGGTACTCCTCACGTAACAAACGGACGTGCTACGATTGAAGACGACGATAACGATTTCTGGTTTGGTTTTGAGCAGGAATATTTCCTATGGGATTTAAGCATTGATAAACCACTAGGATTCCCGGCCGAAGGTTTCCCAACGCGCCCACAAGGCCCATATTATTGCTCTGTAGGCGCTCAGAATGCCTATGGTCGCTATATTATTGAAGAGCATCTGGACGCTTGCCTGGAAGCTGGCCTGAACGTTGAAGGTATCAACGCCGAGGTGGCAACAGGTCAGTGGGAGTTCCAGATTTTCGCTAAAGGAGCAAAAGCAGCTGGTGACCAGATTTGGGTTGCCCGTTATATCCTGGAGCGTATCGGCGAGAAATACAATATTGCCATCAACTGGCATTGCAAGCCGCTGGGTGCAACTGACTGGAACGGTTCGGGTATGCACGCTAATTTCTCGAACACGGCTCTGCGCACGTCTGGAAGCAAGGAAGTATACGACAAAATCTGTCAGTCTTTCTCGCCTGCCGATGTTATCAAAGCGCACATTGCCGTATATGGTGCTGATAACGAGCAACGTCTGACAGGTAAACACGAAACCCAGTCGATCGATCAGTTCTCTTACGGTATCTCTGACCGGGGTGCTTCGATCCGTATCCCTATCGCTACGGTAGAACGCGGCTGGAAAGGCTGGCTCGAAGATCGTCGTCCGAACTCGGCCGCTGATCCTTATAAAGTAGCTGCTGTCATTATCAAAACCGTTAAATCGGCTGAGATTCTGGAAACTGCTTAA
- a CDS encoding phosphocholine-specific phospholipase C, whose amino-acid sequence MDSRREFLKKAALLSTVAGFSGVLPASIQKAFAIDPQPGTTYLDAEHVVILMQENRSFDHTFGTLQGVRGFNDPRAIDLPNKNKVWLQTNAANETYAPFRLNIRDTKATWMSSLPHSWTDQVDARNGGKLDKWLDSKKSGNKDYANMPLTMGYYNRDDLPFYYALADAFTVCDQNFCSSLTGTTPNRLFFWTGTVRDPKNPQAIANVRNENVDYEAEVNWTTFPERLEDEGISWKIYQNEISLPTGLEGEEDAWLSNFTDNPIEWFSQYRVRFHPAYYPFIQQQEKIIPERIKALEDKLKTLTETDKDYAKTKRELTNQLHFQKLIQEDLVKYTPAKFKQLSQRDKNLCEKAFTTNANDPDYHKLTRLDYQDGTTKREIQVPKGDVLHQFRADVKKQKLPTVSWLVAPENFSDHPGAPWYGAWYISEVLDILTQNPDIWKKTIFILAYDENDGYFDHVPPYVPAHPDQPETGLTSKGIDTRLEFVTKEQEIKRQNKGRTGPIGLGYRVPLVIASPWSRGGYVCSEIFDHTSTLQFLEKFLSNKKGRKIEESNISDWRRTVCGDLTSAFRPYQGEKIKLPTFVAKEAFIESIHKAQFKPVPTGYKAFSPDEIRQINADPMTFSHWPRQEKGVRPANALPYELYADGRTVNDRFMLTLAAKNEVFGKRAVGSPFQVYQIMSDNVAIRSYTVAPGDQFSDSWPLSEPYHLRVYGPNGFLREFKGATGNPPIEVSCQYERDAKNQFTGNVLIKIKNADAQRSYSIQLTDNAYRTKGEQKMLEKAGAKGAQTTIVLNLKNSHNWYDFSLQVSGFAAFEQRYAGRVETGKAGYSDPLMGQSGNV is encoded by the coding sequence ATGGATTCCAGACGGGAATTTTTAAAGAAAGCTGCTCTACTGTCAACCGTAGCCGGTTTTTCGGGCGTATTGCCCGCTTCGATTCAAAAAGCGTTTGCCATTGATCCTCAACCCGGCACCACCTATCTGGATGCCGAGCATGTGGTTATCCTGATGCAGGAAAACCGCTCCTTCGACCATACATTCGGTACGCTCCAGGGCGTTCGTGGTTTTAATGACCCAAGAGCCATTGACCTGCCGAACAAAAACAAAGTGTGGCTTCAGACCAACGCGGCCAACGAAACCTACGCTCCATTCCGGCTTAATATCCGGGATACAAAAGCGACCTGGATGAGCTCACTCCCCCACTCCTGGACCGATCAGGTCGATGCGCGTAATGGTGGAAAACTGGATAAATGGCTGGACTCCAAGAAGTCGGGCAATAAGGATTATGCCAACATGCCCCTAACAATGGGCTATTATAACCGCGACGACCTCCCCTTCTATTATGCACTGGCTGATGCCTTTACTGTTTGTGATCAGAATTTCTGCTCCTCGTTGACCGGAACGACTCCCAACCGGTTATTTTTCTGGACGGGCACCGTTCGCGATCCAAAGAACCCGCAGGCAATTGCCAACGTCCGCAATGAAAACGTCGATTATGAAGCGGAGGTAAACTGGACGACTTTCCCCGAACGGCTTGAAGATGAAGGCATTTCCTGGAAAATTTACCAAAATGAAATCAGCCTACCTACCGGTCTGGAAGGTGAAGAAGATGCCTGGCTGAGTAACTTCACCGACAACCCAATTGAGTGGTTTTCGCAGTATCGCGTTCGGTTTCACCCGGCCTATTATCCGTTCATTCAGCAACAGGAAAAAATCATACCTGAACGAATCAAGGCACTGGAAGACAAACTAAAAACGCTGACCGAAACGGATAAAGACTATGCAAAAACGAAACGCGAATTAACGAATCAGCTACACTTTCAGAAACTCATTCAGGAGGATCTGGTGAAGTATACGCCAGCGAAGTTTAAGCAACTCTCCCAGCGGGATAAAAACCTTTGCGAAAAAGCATTTACAACCAACGCCAACGATCCGGATTACCATAAACTGACCCGATTAGATTATCAGGATGGAACGACGAAACGGGAGATACAGGTACCCAAAGGCGATGTTCTGCATCAATTTCGGGCCGATGTAAAAAAACAAAAACTACCCACTGTTTCCTGGCTGGTAGCGCCCGAAAACTTTTCCGATCACCCTGGCGCGCCCTGGTATGGTGCCTGGTATATTTCGGAGGTTCTGGACATTCTGACTCAGAATCCCGACATCTGGAAGAAAACTATTTTCATCCTGGCCTACGACGAAAACGATGGCTATTTCGATCACGTTCCGCCATACGTACCGGCCCATCCCGACCAGCCTGAGACGGGTTTAACCAGTAAAGGCATCGATACAAGGCTGGAGTTTGTTACCAAAGAACAGGAGATCAAACGTCAGAACAAGGGGCGCACCGGTCCTATTGGTCTCGGCTACCGGGTTCCGCTGGTCATTGCCTCTCCGTGGAGTCGTGGTGGTTACGTTTGTTCGGAGATTTTCGACCATACGTCGACGCTTCAGTTTCTGGAAAAATTCCTGAGCAATAAAAAAGGCCGGAAAATCGAGGAATCAAATATTAGCGACTGGCGTCGCACTGTTTGTGGCGATCTGACGTCGGCATTCCGGCCGTATCAGGGCGAAAAAATTAAATTACCCACTTTCGTCGCCAAAGAAGCGTTCATTGAAAGCATACACAAGGCCCAGTTCAAGCCCGTACCAACTGGTTATAAAGCCTTTAGCCCGGATGAGATTCGCCAGATCAATGCAGACCCAATGACTTTTTCACACTGGCCCCGTCAGGAAAAAGGTGTTCGGCCTGCCAATGCGTTGCCCTACGAGTTGTATGCAGATGGTCGCACAGTCAATGACCGCTTCATGCTAACGTTGGCTGCTAAAAACGAAGTTTTCGGGAAACGAGCGGTTGGATCGCCTTTTCAGGTCTACCAGATCATGAGCGATAACGTGGCGATTCGTTCCTACACAGTTGCCCCCGGCGATCAATTCAGTGATTCCTGGCCACTCAGCGAACCTTATCACCTGCGCGTTTACGGTCCCAATGGGTTCCTTCGCGAGTTTAAAGGGGCAACGGGCAATCCACCAATTGAGGTTTCGTGCCAGTATGAACGGGATGCGAAAAATCAATTTACGGGCAATGTGCTGATAAAAATTAAAAACGCCGACGCACAACGGTCTTATTCGATCCAACTTACCGATAATGCCTATCGGACTAAAGGTGAGCAGAAAATGCTGGAAAAAGCAGGCGCAAAAGGCGCTCAAACTACTATCGTACTGAATTTAAAAAACAGCCACAACTGGTATGATTTTAGTCTGCAAGTATCCGGCTTTGCCGCCTTTGAGCAACGGTATGCCGGTCGCGTTGAGACCGGAAAAGCGGGTTATAGTGATCCTCTGATGGGTCAGTCTGGAAACGTTTAA
- the eat gene encoding ethanolamine permease, producing MANEQPALKQALKPIHLWAIGVGLVISGEYFGWNYGWGVAGTVGLLLATLVITLLYFTFIFSFTELTTSIPNAGGPFAYALKAFGPLGALVAGYATLIEFLFAAPAIALALGSYVHFLYPSISVVGVSVGSYILFTLINLLGIKEAAWFSLVMTLLAIAELLLFIGVVAPDFKLANFLHNPMPFGWSGVFAALPFAIWLYVCLEGVAMVAEEVKNEKNAIAKGYISALLTLTILALAVMICVGGIAEWEKLATLDYPLPESIGLVLGRTNPWTKLFASIGLFGLIASFHGIIISYSRQIFALSRSGYLPVILSKVSPRQQVPYWALLAGAALGVLALLLLDTSKLVLLSTIGAVVVYIVSMLALFKLRRSEPTLSRPFKAPFYPVFPALALLLAIVALAAMIYFYSWLCLLFLAGLFAIIVLFYAFGKHRKSKELMQI from the coding sequence ATGGCCAACGAACAACCAGCCTTAAAACAAGCATTAAAACCGATTCATTTATGGGCAATTGGGGTTGGGCTGGTCATATCCGGTGAGTATTTTGGCTGGAATTATGGTTGGGGGGTGGCCGGAACCGTGGGGCTTTTACTGGCAACTCTTGTCATTACGCTCCTTTATTTCACCTTTATTTTCAGCTTTACGGAGCTAACCACATCGATTCCCAATGCGGGCGGGCCCTTTGCGTATGCACTCAAAGCGTTCGGCCCGCTGGGAGCGTTGGTGGCAGGTTATGCAACCCTCATCGAGTTTCTGTTTGCCGCCCCGGCTATTGCGCTTGCGTTGGGGAGCTATGTTCACTTTCTGTACCCATCCATTTCAGTGGTCGGTGTGTCGGTCGGATCATACATTTTATTCACACTGATCAATTTGCTCGGAATCAAAGAAGCGGCCTGGTTTTCACTGGTTATGACGCTGCTTGCTATTGCCGAACTGCTTCTGTTTATCGGCGTAGTTGCACCTGATTTCAAACTGGCTAATTTTCTGCATAACCCCATGCCATTTGGCTGGTCGGGCGTCTTTGCCGCCCTGCCCTTTGCGATCTGGCTTTATGTATGTCTGGAAGGCGTCGCGATGGTAGCCGAGGAGGTCAAAAACGAGAAAAATGCTATCGCAAAAGGGTATATTTCCGCGCTGCTGACGCTAACGATCCTGGCTTTGGCGGTCATGATTTGCGTAGGGGGTATTGCTGAGTGGGAAAAGCTAGCTACGCTCGATTATCCTCTTCCCGAATCGATTGGACTGGTTTTAGGTCGTACGAATCCGTGGACGAAACTGTTCGCCAGTATTGGACTCTTCGGCCTCATTGCGTCCTTTCATGGAATTATTATCAGCTATTCCCGGCAGATTTTTGCACTTTCCCGCAGCGGTTATTTACCCGTTATTTTGTCAAAAGTTAGCCCTCGTCAGCAGGTGCCTTACTGGGCCTTACTGGCGGGTGCTGCTCTGGGCGTTTTAGCGTTGCTGTTGCTGGATACGAGCAAGCTGGTTTTACTTTCAACAATTGGCGCTGTAGTCGTCTATATTGTCAGTATGCTGGCTTTATTTAAACTTCGCCGGAGCGAACCAACTCTCAGTCGACCCTTCAAAGCACCTTTCTACCCGGTATTTCCTGCCCTTGCCCTGCTGCTGGCCATTGTAGCTCTGGCCGCAATGATTTATTTTTATAGTTGGTTGTGTCTGCTGTTTCTTGCCGGATTATTTGCCATTATCGTTCTCTTCTACGCCTTTGGTAAACACCGAAAAAGCAAGGAACTGATGCAAATCTGA
- a CDS encoding ethanolamine ammonia-lyase subunit EutB, giving the protein MSYQYTIRGFTYRFEDLKTLLAKASPLRSGDVLAGLAAESYEERVAAQLALADVPLSTFLNEVPIPYESDEVTRLIVDTHHTESFSLISHFTVGDLRDWLLSDAADLATIRQIAPGLTPEMVSAVSKLMRNQDLILVAKKCEVVTQFRNTIGLRGHLSVRLQPNHPVDDAKGIAASMIDGLLYGSGDAMIGINPATDSPAVTARLLHMIDGIRERFSIPTQSCVLSHITTTLQLIEQGSPVDLVFQSIAGTEKANTSFGVSLSLLQETYEAGLSLKRGTLGQNIMYFETGQGSALSSNGHHGVDQQTCEVRAYAVARHYDPFLVNSVVGFIGPEYLFDGKQIIRAGLEDHFCGKLMGLPMGMDICYTNHAQADQDDMDTLLTLLGVAGINFIMGIPGADDIMLNYQSTSFHDALYLRRVLGLRAAPEFEAWLLGQGIMDASGNRLSTSVQKQFYAELIGG; this is encoded by the coding sequence ATGAGTTATCAGTACACCATCCGGGGTTTCACCTACCGATTTGAGGACTTGAAAACGCTATTGGCCAAAGCAAGTCCATTGCGTTCAGGTGACGTACTGGCGGGGCTGGCGGCTGAGAGTTACGAAGAGCGGGTGGCTGCCCAACTGGCGCTGGCGGATGTGCCCCTGTCAACTTTTCTGAATGAGGTACCCATTCCCTACGAATCCGACGAGGTTACCCGCCTTATTGTTGATACCCATCATACAGAATCCTTTTCGCTGATCAGCCATTTTACCGTTGGCGATCTGCGCGACTGGCTCCTGAGCGACGCGGCCGACTTAGCCACGATCCGGCAAATCGCACCCGGTCTGACACCTGAGATGGTATCCGCCGTGTCGAAACTTATGCGCAATCAGGATCTAATTCTGGTGGCGAAGAAATGTGAAGTGGTGACCCAGTTTAGAAATACGATTGGATTGAGAGGGCATTTATCGGTCCGCCTACAACCCAATCACCCTGTAGATGATGCCAAAGGAATAGCGGCCAGCATGATCGACGGTCTGTTGTATGGCAGTGGTGATGCCATGATCGGGATCAACCCAGCAACCGATAGTCCCGCCGTGACCGCTCGCCTTTTGCACATGATCGACGGCATACGGGAGCGATTTTCGATACCAACCCAAAGCTGCGTGCTGAGCCATATTACAACCACACTGCAATTGATCGAACAGGGCTCACCCGTTGATCTGGTTTTCCAGTCAATTGCGGGCACCGAAAAAGCCAATACCAGCTTTGGCGTGAGTCTGTCGCTACTTCAGGAAACCTACGAAGCCGGATTGTCGCTGAAGCGGGGTACGCTTGGCCAGAATATCATGTATTTCGAAACAGGCCAGGGAAGTGCGTTATCGTCCAACGGGCATCATGGTGTCGATCAGCAAACCTGCGAAGTTCGCGCGTATGCCGTTGCCCGTCATTATGACCCATTTCTGGTGAACTCGGTTGTCGGTTTCATTGGGCCAGAATATTTATTCGACGGAAAACAGATCATTCGCGCCGGACTTGAAGATCATTTCTGCGGAAAACTGATGGGATTACCTATGGGAATGGATATCTGTTATACCAATCACGCACAGGCCGATCAGGACGATATGGACACCCTTCTGACGCTATTAGGTGTGGCGGGTATTAATTTCATCATGGGAATACCGGGTGCCGACGACATCATGCTCAACTACCAGTCTACGTCTTTCCATGATGCGTTGTATTTGCGTCGGGTGCTAGGGCTACGTGCCGCGCCTGAATTTGAGGCCTGGTTACTTGGGCAGGGAATTATGGACGCATCTGGAAATCGCCTGTCGACAAGTGTACAGAAACAATTTTACGCGGAGTTGATTGGTGGATGA